In Actinoplanes sp. NBC_00393, a single genomic region encodes these proteins:
- a CDS encoding FAD-dependent monooxygenase, with the protein MSRAVVIGAGIGGLAAGVALQRRGWDVTVLERAPKLEPVGAGLAVAPNALRALDTLGLGARLRELSALQGAAGIQRPDGGWITRTDADRAAARYGEPVIVVHRATLVEVLTEGLAPGTLGLGRPAEDVDPATGQVVTADGPLTADLVVAADGLRSSVRAKLFPDHPGPVYTGVTSWRIVVDHPGGTLVPAETWGAGKVFGVATLGDGRVYAYATAPAPADDRADDELAEMLRHFGDWHEPIPSLIRSASSVTRTDIRCLDEPLPAFHSGRVALLGDAAHAMTPNLGQGACQAVEDAVVLARYAEDLARYTAERLGRTSSVMQASRRIGRMAGLNHPVAEWVRNTGMSLAGKLGPDLVLRQMDPVLSWRPPAG; encoded by the coding sequence ATGTCGCGTGCGGTGGTGATCGGGGCCGGGATCGGTGGGCTGGCAGCCGGGGTGGCGCTGCAGCGCCGCGGCTGGGACGTGACCGTGCTGGAACGCGCGCCGAAACTCGAACCGGTCGGCGCCGGGCTCGCGGTCGCGCCGAACGCGCTGCGCGCCCTGGACACGCTGGGTCTGGGCGCGCGGCTGCGGGAACTCTCCGCGTTGCAGGGCGCCGCCGGCATCCAGCGGCCGGACGGTGGCTGGATCACCCGGACCGATGCGGACCGGGCCGCCGCACGTTACGGCGAGCCGGTGATCGTGGTCCACCGGGCCACGCTGGTGGAGGTGCTGACCGAGGGCCTCGCGCCGGGCACGCTGGGTCTCGGCCGGCCGGCCGAGGACGTCGATCCGGCGACCGGGCAGGTGGTCACCGCGGACGGTCCGCTGACGGCCGATCTGGTGGTCGCGGCCGACGGACTGCGTTCATCGGTACGCGCAAAGCTGTTCCCGGACCACCCGGGGCCGGTCTACACCGGGGTGACGAGCTGGCGGATCGTCGTGGACCATCCCGGTGGAACGCTGGTGCCCGCGGAGACCTGGGGCGCCGGCAAGGTCTTCGGGGTGGCGACGCTCGGTGACGGGCGGGTCTATGCGTACGCCACGGCGCCGGCCCCCGCGGACGACCGGGCGGACGACGAGCTGGCCGAGATGCTGCGGCACTTCGGGGACTGGCACGAGCCGATCCCGTCACTGATCAGATCGGCGAGCTCGGTCACGCGTACCGATATCCGTTGCCTGGACGAGCCGCTGCCGGCGTTCCATTCCGGGCGGGTGGCGCTGCTCGGCGACGCGGCGCACGCCATGACGCCGAACCTGGGACAGGGCGCCTGCCAGGCCGTCGAGGATGCGGTGGTGCTGGCCCGGTACGCCGAGGATCTCGCCCGGTACACGGCGGAGCGCTTGGGGCGTACGTCGTCGGTCATGCAGGCTTCCCGGCGGATCGGCCGGATGGCCGGGCTGAACCACCCGGTCGCCGAATGGGTGCGCAACACCGGCATGTCGCTGGCCGGAAAGCTCGGCCCCGACCTGGTCCTGCGCCAGATGGACCCGGTGCTGAGCTGGCGGCCGCCGGCGGGGTGA
- a CDS encoding AraC family transcriptional regulator: MAVDEYAQARPAPALRPYAALYSGYRQHGLAPARHRGLPSPYLTLIFTMDDPLVVAAHPDPRQRPQRYDSLVGGLHLGPALITHDGSQSGVQVAVHPVGCRALLGLPAGELAGLDVDATAVLGERFVGEVRERLCAASDWPARFAVLDTMLGALLRDGHGPDQVRYAFRRLLHGSVPIADLAAEVGWSGKYLTDRFRAELGLRPKETARVARFDRARRSLRPDRRLADVAAAHGYADQSHLVRDFHAFAGCPPSQWLADEFGFVQALPLWPAEDESHD; the protein is encoded by the coding sequence ATGGCAGTCGACGAGTACGCGCAGGCCCGCCCGGCGCCCGCGCTGCGGCCGTACGCGGCGCTGTACTCCGGTTACCGCCAGCACGGCCTGGCGCCGGCCCGGCATCGTGGCCTGCCCTCGCCGTACCTGACGTTGATCTTCACGATGGACGATCCGCTGGTGGTGGCCGCGCACCCGGACCCACGCCAGCGTCCGCAGCGGTACGACTCGCTGGTCGGCGGCCTGCACCTGGGCCCGGCCCTGATCACCCACGACGGCAGCCAGTCCGGGGTGCAGGTCGCGGTGCATCCGGTGGGCTGCCGCGCGCTGCTCGGCCTGCCCGCCGGCGAGCTGGCCGGGCTCGACGTGGACGCGACGGCCGTGCTCGGCGAGCGTTTCGTCGGCGAGGTGCGGGAGCGGCTGTGCGCGGCTTCGGACTGGCCGGCCCGCTTCGCGGTCCTGGACACCATGCTGGGCGCCCTGCTGCGCGACGGTCACGGTCCCGACCAGGTGAGGTACGCGTTCCGCCGCCTCCTGCACGGCAGTGTGCCGATCGCCGACCTGGCCGCCGAGGTGGGCTGGAGCGGGAAGTACCTGACCGACCGTTTTCGCGCCGAGCTGGGCCTGCGCCCGAAGGAGACGGCCCGGGTGGCCCGCTTCGACCGGGCCCGCCGATCGTTGCGCCCGGACCGGCGGCTGGCCGACGTGGCCGCCGCACACGGGTACGCGGACCAGTCCCACCTGGTCCGCGACTTCCACGCGTTCGCCGGGT